The stretch of DNA GCGTGCGGCGTCCGCGCCGCCTGGGCGCGGAACAGGTCGGGGACGCGGAGACCGTCGGTGGGGTACGCACGTCCCGTCGCGTTCCACTCCTCCAGGACGAGGCGCCGCTCCACCGCAGGGACGATCTCCAGCCGGTCCACCCGCCGGGTCTCGTCCGCGACCATCCCTTCCAGCACGCGCCGCAGGTATCCGACGCAGCGCTCCACCGTTGCCCGCTCGAAGAGCGCGGAGGCATACGTCACATTCCCCGCGATCCTCGCGCCGTGCTCCCAGAGCGTCAGCGACAGGTCGACCTGCGCCGTCGCAAGCGCCGTCGCCTGCGGGGACGGCACCGGCGCGGCGGATCCCCGGGCCGGACGGGCCGGCGGTCCGGCCGGCCCCATCGGGGCCAGTGCGAGGCCGGGGAGCCCGGTGCCGCCGCCGGGGGCGTTCTGCCACGCGAAGATCGCCTGGAAGAGCGGCGCGTATGCAATGCTCCGCGCCGGGTGAACGAGCTCCACCACCTGCTCGAAGGGGATGTCCTGGTGATGCTGCGCACCGAGCGCCCGCTCCTTCACCCTCGCCAGCAGCTCCGCCACCGTCGGCGCGTCTGACAGCTCCACGCGTACGGGGAGCATATTCACGAAGAAGCCGATCAGCGCCTCGATCTCCTCCCGCCCGCGGTTCGCCGTCGGCGTGCCGACCACCACGTCGCCCTGTCCTGACAGGCGGGAAAGCACCACCGCCCAGCCCGCCAGCAGCGTCATGAAGAGCGTGGTCCCATGCCGGCGGGAAAGCTCCCGGAGCGCGGCCGAGAGCGCCTCGTCCAGCCCGATGTCGATCATCCTGCCGGCGAAGTCCTGCCGCGCCGGACGAGGGCGATCGGCCGGCAGCTCCAGCAGCTCGGGGGCACCGGCGAGCGTTTTCCGCCAGTACTCCGCCTGCTCCCCAAGGACCTCGCCCTCCACCCAGCGGCGCTGCCAGGCCGCGTAGTCGGCGTACTGCACCGCGAGCGGCGGAAGCGGATCGGGCCGCCCCGCGCGGAAGGCGCCGTAGAGGGCGCCCAGCTCGCGGGTGAACACGCCCACGCTCCAGCCGTCGGAGGCGATGTGGTGCAGGGTGATGAGCAGCACGTGGTCGTCGTCGCCGATCTGCACCAGCCGGCCGCGGATCAGAGGCCCGCGCCCCAGGTCGAAGGGCGCGCCCGCCTCCTCCGCCATCAGCCGATGCAGTTCCGCCGGCCCTTCGGCGCGGCCGCGGAGGTCGTGCTCCGCGAGAGGGAACGGGCTTTCCTCCGCCGGCACGATCCGCTGCACCGGTGCGCCGTCCACCTCGGCGAAGACGGTGCGCAGCGCCTCGTGCCGCGCCAGGATCCGGTCCAGCGCCCGCCGCAGCGCGGCGCGGTCCACCTCGCCCCGCAGCCGCTGCCGCACGGGGATGTGGAACGCCGTGCCCGCGGCGGCCAGCCGTTCGACGAACCAGAGCCGCTGCTGCGCGAACGAGAGCGGGAGATCGCCCCCTCGCTCCACCCGCTCGATGGCCGGCAGCTCGGCGCGCGACGCGGTTTCCAGCCCCCGCGCGAAGTCGGCCAGCACGGGCTGGGCGAAGAGGTCGCGCAGCGCCACCTGCACCGCCAGGCGCTGCCGCACTCGCGAGATCACCTGCACGGCAAGGAGCGAGTGCCCGCCCAGGTCGAAGAAGCTGTCCCGGCGCCCCACCCGCTCCACGCGCAGCACCTCGGCCCAGATGTCGGCCACCGCCTGCTCCGTCTGCCCCTCCGGCGCCTCGAAGCCGCGCGCGGCGAGCGCGTCGCCCTCCGGCGCCGGGAGCGCCCCGCGGTCCACCTTGCCGCCGGCGGTCACCGGGAACGCATCCAGCCGTACGAACGCCGCGGGCACCATGTACGACGGCAGCCGCCCGGCCAGGTGCGCCCGCAGCGATTCCACGTCCAGTCCCTCGTCGGCCAGGCAGTACGCCACCAGCCGCCGGTCGCCGGGCTCATCCTCGCGCGCCAGCACCACCGCGTCGCGCACGGCCACGTGCTCGGCGAGCCGCGCCTCGATCTCGCCCAGCTCGATGCGGAAGCCGCGGATCTTCACCTGGAAGTCGGTGCGCCCCAGGAACTCGATCGTCCCCTCCCGGAGCCACCGCCCCAGGTCGCCCGTACGGTACAGGCGTGCCCCGGGCTCACGGGAGAACGGGTCCGGCACGAACCGCCCGGCCGTCAGCCCCGGACGGTCCAGGTAGCCGCGCACCACCTGGGCGCCGCCGATGTACAGCTCTCCCGACACCCCCACCGGCACCGGCCCGCCCGCCGAGTCCAGGAGGTAGACGCGCGTGTTCGCCACCGGCCGGCCGATGGAGCGCCAGGTGGCGGGGTCGGCCGCCATCTCGCGCATCGTGGCGTTGACCGTCGTCTCGGTGGGGCCGTACGTGTTCAGGAGCGGCGGCCGGTGCCCGTCCCTCCCGAACCACGCCCGCAGCGCCGCGGGCTCCACCGCCTCGCCGCCGATGGCCAGCAGGCGCACGCTGGGCGGGATGGCGGCCGAGGGCTCGTCCAGCAGGAGCTGCCAGAAGCGCGTCGGCAGGTCGAGCACGCTCACCCCGTTCTCCGCGCACCGGCCCCAGAAGACGTGCGCGCCCTCCAGCCACGCCTCGGTGCGCAGCACCAGCGCCGCCCCCGTGAGGAGCGCGCCGAAGATCTCCTCCACCGCGGCGTCGAAAGCGACGGAGGCGAACTGCAGGAAGCGGTCGCCCGCCCGCAGGCCGAAGCCCGCCTGGACGGCGGCGACCTGACGCGCGACGGCGCGGTGGGTGGCCATCACCCCCTTGGGCCGACCGGTGGAGCCCGAGGTGTAGATCACGTACGCCAGGTGCTCCGGCTGGAGCGCCCCGCGCCCAAGGTTCGCGTCCGACCCCGCCGCCCCGGCCGCCCAGGCGGGCGAGCCGGCATCCAGCTCGAGCACCGGCACGCCCATGCCCGCGAAGCGCGCGGCGAGCGAGCCGTGCGCCAGCACCGCCACCGGCGTGCTGTCCTCCACCTGCCAGCGCAGCCGCTCCTCCGGGTACGCCGGGTCGAGCGGAACGTACGCCCCGCCCGCCTTGAGCACCGCCAGCAGGCCGGCGATCATCTCCGGGCCGCGCTCGGCGCAGATCGCCACACGCGCGTCCGGGCCTACGCCGAGCCCGCGGAGATGATGCGCCAGCCGGTTGGCGCGGGCGTTCAGCTCCGCGTACGTGAGCGCCCCGCCCTCGAAGACCACGGCGATCGCCCCGGGCGTCTCCTCCGCCCGCCGCTCGAAGAGCTCGTGCACGCACCCGCCGTCCAGGGACGCGGTGCCGCGGCTTTCGGCGGAGGGTCCGTGAACGGCCTGGTGGAGCGCTTCGGCTTCCCGGGAGGGGAGATCCGTCGCGTTCCACTCCTCCACGACCCGCGCGCGCTCCGCCGGCGACATCAGCTCCAGCCGCGCCACGCTCCGGCGCTCGTCGGCCACCATCTGCGCGAGCACCCGCCGCAGGTAGCCCGCGTGGCGCTCCACCGTCTCCAGATCGAAGAGCGCCGTCGCGTACTCCAGGTAGCCGGTGATCCGCCCGCCCTGCTCGGAAAGGGTGAGCGCCAGGTCGAACTGCACCGACGCCTCCCCGGAATCGATCTCCGCCGGGGCTGGCGCCGGCCCCGGCCCCGGCGGCGGCGGCGCCCCCGGGGATGCCACCGCCAGCCCCGAAAGCTCCACGTTGCGCTCGGGCATGTTCAGCCAGTTGAACATCACCTGGAAAAGCGGCGTGTGCGCCAGGCTGCGCACCGGCTGCAGCAGCTCTACCACCTGCTCGAAGGGGATGTCCTGGTGCTGCTGCGCTTCCAGCGCCCGGTCCTTGGCCCGCCGCAGCAGCTCCGCCACGGTGAGCGAGCCGGGGACGCCCACCCGGATCGCCAGCGTGTTCACGAAGAAGCCGATCAGCCCCTCGATTTCGCGCCGGCCCCGGCCCGCCACCGGGCTGCCGATCACCACGTCCTCCTGCCCCGAAAGGCGGCTGAGCACCACCGCCCACGCCGCCAGGAACATCATGTACAGCGTGCCCCCCTGGCGCCGGGTCAGCGCCTTCAGCCCCGCCGTCAGCTCCGCGTCCAGCGCGATGTCGAGCACGCGCCCGGTGAAGTCCTGCCGCGGCGGACGCGGCCGGTCGGTGGGCAGCTCCAGCAGCGCGGGCGCGCCGGCCAGCGCCTTCTTCCAGTACTCCGCCTGCCCCTTCAGCACCTCGCCGTCCACCCAGCGCCGCTGCCACACGGCGTAGTCCGCGTACTGGATCGGCAGCGCGGGAAGCGGGTCCGGCTCGCCGTTGCGGAATGCGTCGTAGAGCGCGCTCAGCTCACGGGTGAACACCCCCATGCTCCACCCGTCGGAAACGATGTGGTGCATGGTGATGTGCAGCACATGGTCATCGTCCGCCAGCCGGACCAGGTGCCCGCGGATCAGTGGCCCGCGGGCCAGGTCGAAGGGCGTGGCCGCATCCTCGTCCAGCAGCCGGCGAAGCTCCGCCCCGGCCTCCGCGTGGCCGCGGAGGTCGTGCTCGGCGAGTTGGAAGGGGCTCTCCTCCACCGGCGCGATCCGCTGCACCTGGTCGGCGCCCACCTCCGCGAAGGTGGTGCGCAGCGCCTCGTGGCGGGCGACCATCCGGTCCAGCGCGCGGACCAGCGCGTCCCGGTTCAGCTCGCCCCTCAACCGCAGGTGGGTCGGAATGTGGTAGAGGGCGCCGGGAATCCCGAGCTGGTCCAGGAACCAGAGCCGCCACTGCGCAAACGACAGCGGCAGCGCTCCGCTCCGGTCCACCGGCTGGATCTGCGACAGCGTCGGCGCGTCCTGTTTGGACGCGGTGGCTTCGAGCAGCTCGAGAAGAGCCAGGCGCTCGGCGGTCGAAAGGTTCTGCATGCTCACGAACGGCTGTCCGGAAACTGGTGTACGCCAAGGGTGCGTTTACGCGGTCGTTGCGCCGGGCTCGCGAAGGAGCCGCGCGAACCGCGCCTGGGCCTCGGGGTCGAACTGGGCCAGCCGCAGGTCCACGATCCGGTCGGCGAGCGCGGAAAGCACGGGCGTCTCGAACACGGAGGCCAGTGCAAGCTCCACCTGCATCGCCTGCCGCACCCGCGAGATCATCTGCACCGCCAGGAGCGAGTGTCCGCCCAGCCCGAAGAAGTCGTCCCCGCGCCCCACCCGCTCCACGCCCATCAGCTCGGCCCAGATCTCCGCGAGCGACTGTTCCACCTTCCCCACCGGGGCCTCGTACTCCCGCGCCGCATGGGCGTCGCCCTCCGGGGCGGGGAGCGCCCCGCGGTCCACCTTGCCGTTCGGCGTGAGCGGAAAGGCGTCCAGCCGAACGAACGCCGACGGCACCATGTACGCCGGCAGCGTCTCGCCCAGGTGTGCCCGGAGCGCCTCCGCCCCGGCCGTTTCCTCGCCCACCACGTACGCCACCAGCCGCCGGTTCCCCGGCGTGTCCTCGCGCGCCACGACGACGGCCTCGCGCACGCCCGCGTGCTCGGCCAGCCGCGCCTCGACCTCGCCCGGCTCGATGCGGTAGCCGCGCACCTTCACCTGGTGGTCGCGCCGCCCAAGGAACTCCAGCTCGCCCGTGGCTAGCCAGCGGGCGCGGTCGCCGGTGCGGTACATCCGCGCGCCGGGCGTGGCGGAGAACGGGTCGGGGACGAACGCCTGCGCGGTCGCCGCCGGCCGGCCCAGGTAGCCGCGCGCCAGCACCCCGCCGATGCACAGCTCGCCGGGCGCCGCCAGCGGGGCCGGGTGCATCCACCCGTCCACCACGTACGCCGCGCGCCCGGGGAGGGGCCGCCCCACGGGGACGTGCACCGCCCCCTCCGCTAGCGTGGGCGGGACGTCGTACGCCGTGCAGGTGACCACCGCCTCGGTGGGTCCGTAGCCGTTCAGCAGCCGCACGCCGGCCGCGGGTCCCGCCGCCCAGCCGCGTGCCGCCGCCGGGCTCATCGCCTCGCCCCCGGCGATCACCAGCCGCACGGTGCGGGCGAGCAGCTCCAGCGCGTCCGCGTCCGCCGCCAGCTGGTGCCAGTACGCCGTGGGGGGGTTGATGACCGTGAGCCCCTGCTCCGCCGCCTGCCGCGCCAGCTCCAGCGGGGTGGGCACCTCGTTCCCCCGCATCACCACGCAGACGCCGGCCGAGAGCGGCGCCAGCGTCTGCTCCAGCGACACGTCGAACCCGGCCGCGGCGAACTGCATCACCCGGTCGGCCGGGGTGAGCCCGTACGCCGCCGCCGCCGCGCGGCAGTGCGCGGCCGCCTCGGCGTGCGCCACGCCCACGCCCTTGGGCGTGCCGGTGGAGCCGGAAGTGTAGATGACGTACGCCAGCGCGGCGGCCGGCACATCGAGTTCAAGGTCGTCCCCGTTCTCCCCCTCCGCCTCCGCCGGGGCGACGACCGTCCCGGCGAAGCCCTCCGGCACCCGATCGCGCGTCACCAGCACGGCGGCGCCCGCGTCGGCCAGCAGCCCGGCGCGGCGGGCGGCCGGGAGCGCCGGGTCTAGCGGCAGGTACGCCCCGCCGGCCTTGAGCACCGCCAGCAGCGCCACCACCAGCTCGGCGGAGCGCTCCAGCATCACCCCCACGCGCGCCTCGGGGCCCACGCCGGCCGCGCGGAGACGCCGCGCCAGCCGGTTGGCGGCCGCGTTCAGCTCCGCGTAGGTGAGCCGCTCCCCCGCGGCGGCCACCGCCGCCGCGTCGGGCGTGCGCGCCACCCAGGCTTCGAAGAGCGCGTGCACGCACGGCGCGCCCGGCTCCACCGCCTCGGTGCGGCTCCACGCCTCCAGCACCCGCGCGCGCTCCTCCGCGGGAAGCAGCTCCAGCCGGTCGACGGGCTTTGAATCGTCCGCGGCCATCTCCTCCAGCACCCGCCGCAGGTAGCCCGCGTGGCGCTCGGCGGTCGCGTGGCCGAAGAGCGCGGTCGCGAAGTTCAGGTCCCCCACGATGCGGTCCCCGCTCTCGGCGAGGGTCAGCGTAAGGTCGAACTTCGCGGTCTCCTGCGCGGATGCCGGCACGGCCGCGGCCTGCAGCCCCGGCAGCTCCAACGTGCCTTCCGGCGCGTTCTGCCACGCGAACATCACCTGGAAGAGCGGGCTGTACGCCAGGCTGCGCGCGGGCCGCACCCGCTCCACCACCTGTTCCAGCGGGATGTCCTGGTTCCGCTGCGCCTCCAGCGCGCGCGTCTTCACGCGATGGAGCAGCTCCCCCACGCGCGGCCCATCCGACAGGTCGATCCGGACGGGAAGCGTGTTGACGAAGAAGCCGATCAGCTCCTCCACCTCGGCCCGGCCACGATTCGCGGATGGGGTGCCGATCACCACGTCGTCCTGGCCCGAGAGCCGGGCGAGCACCGTGGCCCATCCGGCCAGCAGTGTCATGAACAGCGTGGTGCCGTGCCGCTGCGACAGGGCCCTGAGCGCCGCGGTCAGCGCCTCGTCGAGCTCCACGTTCACCGACGCCCCGGCCGAGTCCTGCTTTGCCGGGCGCGGGCGGTCGGTGGGCAGCTCCAGCAGCTCCGGGGCGCCGGCCAGCGTGCGGGTCCAGTACTCCCCCTGCGCCCGCAGCACCGGCCCTTCTACCCAGCGGCGGTGCCATGCGGCGTAGTCGGCGTACTGCACCGGCAGCGGCGGGAGCGGATCGGGCTTGCCACGCGCGAAGGCGGCGTACAGCGCGCCCAGCTCGCGGAAGAGCACGCCGGCGGACCAGCCGTCGGCGACGATGTGGTGCATCGTCAGCAGCAGCACGTGGTCGTCGGCCGCCATGCGCACCAGCCGCCCGCGGACCAGCGGCCCCCGCGCCAGGTCGAACGGAGCGCTCGCCTCGTCCGACACCAGGCGGCGCAGCCCATCCTCCGCGTCCGCCGAGGCACGGAGGTCGTGCTCCACCAGCCGGAACGCGCTCTCCTCCGCCGGGGCGATGTGCTGGACCGGCTCGCCCTCCACGGTCGGGAAGGTGGTGCGCAGCGCCTCGTGGCGGGCGACGATGCGGTCCAGCGACCGCACCAGCGCGCCGCGGTCCAGCTCGCCCCGCAGCCGCAGCCCCGTGGGGATGTGGTAGGTGCTGCCCAGCTCCCCCAGCTGCTCCAGGAACCACAGCCGCTGCTGCGCGAACGAAAGCGGGATCTTTCCCGTGCGGTCCACCGGCTCGATCGCGGCCCCTTCC from Longimicrobium sp. encodes:
- a CDS encoding amino acid adenylation domain-containing protein encodes the protein MQNLSTAERLALLELLEATASKQDAPTLSQIQPVDRSGALPLSFAQWRLWFLDQLGIPGALYHIPTHLRLRGELNRDALVRALDRMVARHEALRTTFAEVGADQVQRIAPVEESPFQLAEHDLRGHAEAGAELRRLLDEDAATPFDLARGPLIRGHLVRLADDDHVLHITMHHIVSDGWSMGVFTRELSALYDAFRNGEPDPLPALPIQYADYAVWQRRWVDGEVLKGQAEYWKKALAGAPALLELPTDRPRPPRQDFTGRVLDIALDAELTAGLKALTRRQGGTLYMMFLAAWAVVLSRLSGQEDVVIGSPVAGRGRREIEGLIGFFVNTLAIRVGVPGSLTVAELLRRAKDRALEAQQHQDIPFEQVVELLQPVRSLAHTPLFQVMFNWLNMPERNVELSGLAVASPGAPPPPGPGPAPAPAEIDSGEASVQFDLALTLSEQGGRITGYLEYATALFDLETVERHAGYLRRVLAQMVADERRSVARLELMSPAERARVVEEWNATDLPSREAEALHQAVHGPSAESRGTASLDGGCVHELFERRAEETPGAIAVVFEGGALTYAELNARANRLAHHLRGLGVGPDARVAICAERGPEMIAGLLAVLKAGGAYVPLDPAYPEERLRWQVEDSTPVAVLAHGSLAARFAGMGVPVLELDAGSPAWAAGAAGSDANLGRGALQPEHLAYVIYTSGSTGRPKGVMATHRAVARQVAAVQAGFGLRAGDRFLQFASVAFDAAVEEIFGALLTGAALVLRTEAWLEGAHVFWGRCAENGVSVLDLPTRFWQLLLDEPSAAIPPSVRLLAIGGEAVEPAALRAWFGRDGHRPPLLNTYGPTETTVNATMREMAADPATWRSIGRPVANTRVYLLDSAGGPVPVGVSGELYIGGAQVVRGYLDRPGLTAGRFVPDPFSREPGARLYRTGDLGRWLREGTIEFLGRTDFQVKIRGFRIELGEIEARLAEHVAVRDAVVLAREDEPGDRRLVAYCLADEGLDVESLRAHLAGRLPSYMVPAAFVRLDAFPVTAGGKVDRGALPAPEGDALAARGFEAPEGQTEQAVADIWAEVLRVERVGRRDSFFDLGGHSLLAVQVISRVRQRLAVQVALRDLFAQPVLADFARGLETASRAELPAIERVERGGDLPLSFAQQRLWFVERLAAAGTAFHIPVRQRLRGEVDRAALRRALDRILARHEALRTVFAEVDGAPVQRIVPAEESPFPLAEHDLRGRAEGPAELHRLMAEEAGAPFDLGRGPLIRGRLVQIGDDDHVLLITLHHIASDGWSVGVFTRELGALYGAFRAGRPDPLPPLAVQYADYAAWQRRWVEGEVLGEQAEYWRKTLAGAPELLELPADRPRPARQDFAGRMIDIGLDEALSAALRELSRRHGTTLFMTLLAGWAVVLSRLSGQGDVVVGTPTANRGREEIEALIGFFVNMLPVRVELSDAPTVAELLARVKERALGAQHHQDIPFEQVVELVHPARSIAYAPLFQAIFAWQNAPGGGTGLPGLALAPMGPAGPPARPARGSAAPVPSPQATALATAQVDLSLTLWEHGARIAGNVTYASALFERATVERCVGYLRRVLEGMVADETRRVDRLEIVPAVERRLVLEEWNATGRAYPTDGLRVPDLFRAQAARTPHAIALSWRGERWTYAELEARANRISHALRRRRVGPEVRVGICLPRTPELVAAMLGVLGAGGAYVPLDPAYPRERLGYMLEDAGVTLVITESALADRLPEGAATLLLDVERDAIAAESADAFETGVLPENLSHVIFTSGSTGRPKGVMIRHSSVVILLHWLRENVTDEERSSVLFSTSINFDVSIAEVFGTLAWGGKLVLVENALELATVDEDVVHVSMVPSAAAEMLKSGGGIPASVKTLNLGGEALPNALAQGLYALDTVEKVGNLYGPTEDTTYSTYSLVPRGAEQVLVGTPVANTQAYVLDRLLQPVPVGVVGELYLAGDGLSRGYANRPAMTAERFVPCPFGAPGARMYRVMDRVRRRADGE